A genomic segment from Rhodospirillum centenum SW encodes:
- a CDS encoding TRAP transporter small permease subunit, producing the protein MDRLRGFVAAVDALNRMLGEALSWLTLGTVLVCFAVVVLRYGFGIGFVWMQELYVWQHALVFMLGAGYTLLHNGHVRVDVFYGRAGGRRRAWIDITGTLVFLLPWLAVLAWESAPFIGQSWTIREASQQTGGLPGYFLLKSAVWAFCLLLGLQGVALIARRALYLAGDARYTPHAGTD; encoded by the coding sequence ATGGACAGGCTGCGCGGCTTCGTCGCCGCGGTGGATGCCCTGAACAGGATGCTGGGTGAGGCGCTGTCCTGGCTGACCCTGGGCACCGTGCTGGTCTGCTTCGCCGTGGTGGTGCTGCGCTACGGGTTCGGCATCGGCTTCGTCTGGATGCAGGAGCTTTATGTCTGGCAGCATGCGCTGGTCTTCATGCTGGGGGCCGGCTACACGCTGCTGCACAACGGCCATGTCCGGGTGGACGTCTTCTACGGCCGCGCCGGTGGACGACGCCGGGCCTGGATCGACATCACCGGCACCCTGGTCTTCCTGCTGCCCTGGCTGGCCGTCCTGGCCTGGGAGAGCGCCCCCTTCATCGGCCAGAGCTGGACCATCCGCGAGGCCTCCCAGCAGACGGGCGGCCTGCCGGGCTACTTCCTGCTGAAGTCCGCCGTCTGGGCGTTCTGCCTGCTGCTGGGCCTTCAGGGGGTGGCGCTGATCGCCCGCCGTGCCCTCTACCTTGCCGGCGATGCGCGCTACACGCCGCACGCCGGCACGGACTGA
- a CDS encoding TRAP transporter large permease produces the protein MQPALLGELLALLMFLCTLVAVLAGYPVAFTLAGTALLFAWAGHGLGVFDPALLTGLASRYFGTMVNEVLVAVPLFVFMGVMLERSRLAETLLTTMGELFGSLRGGLGISVVLVGALLAASTGIVGATVVTMGLLSLPAMARAGYDPKLSAGIICASGTLGQIIPPSTVLIFMGDMLQGANQTAQLALGNFAPEPVSVGQLFAGALLPGLLLAGLYVGWVVVQAVVNPAACPALPLDAADRRRLPRKVLLALAPPLLLILAVLGSILAGIASPTESASVGAVGAMALAAANRRLDLEVLRQVMRSTLTISSMVFVILMGASVFSLVFRGLGGERIVEDVLSAMPGGKWGALLLVMALMFVLGFFLDTFEIIFIVVPITAPVLIRLGVDPLWLGVMMGVNLQTSFLTPPFGFALFYLRGVAGRLVSTLDIYRGVLPFVGIQVLCVGLLMAVPSLGTWLPERLFAAGPVALQPDGEELRRPTPAGPVEPRSQEFENLFGPDGRASSRQPPGQPWGPEFEDLFSTGRPPGP, from the coding sequence ATGCAGCCCGCCCTGCTCGGCGAACTGCTCGCCCTCCTGATGTTCCTCTGCACGCTGGTTGCGGTGCTGGCGGGTTATCCGGTGGCCTTCACCCTGGCCGGGACCGCGCTGCTGTTCGCCTGGGCGGGCCACGGCCTGGGCGTGTTCGATCCGGCCCTGCTGACGGGGCTGGCGTCACGCTATTTCGGCACCATGGTGAACGAAGTACTCGTGGCGGTTCCGCTGTTCGTCTTCATGGGCGTGATGCTGGAGCGCTCGCGGCTGGCGGAGACGCTGCTCACCACCATGGGCGAGCTGTTCGGAAGTCTGCGCGGGGGCCTCGGCATCTCCGTCGTGCTGGTCGGGGCGCTGCTGGCCGCCTCCACCGGCATCGTCGGGGCGACGGTGGTCACCATGGGGCTGCTGAGCCTGCCGGCGATGGCACGGGCGGGCTACGATCCGAAGCTGTCGGCCGGGATCATCTGCGCCTCGGGCACGCTGGGGCAGATCATCCCGCCCTCCACCGTGCTGATCTTCATGGGCGACATGTTGCAGGGCGCGAACCAGACGGCGCAGCTTGCGCTGGGGAATTTCGCGCCCGAGCCCGTCTCCGTCGGGCAGCTCTTCGCCGGCGCGCTGCTGCCGGGACTGCTGCTGGCGGGGCTCTATGTCGGCTGGGTGGTCGTGCAGGCGGTAGTGAACCCGGCGGCCTGCCCGGCCCTGCCCCTGGATGCCGCCGACCGCCGCCGGTTGCCGCGGAAGGTGCTGCTGGCGCTGGCGCCGCCGCTGCTGCTGATCCTGGCGGTGCTGGGCTCCATCCTGGCCGGCATCGCCTCCCCCACCGAATCGGCCAGTGTCGGTGCCGTCGGCGCCATGGCGCTGGCTGCCGCGAACCGGCGGCTGGACCTGGAGGTGCTGCGACAGGTGATGCGCTCCACCCTCACCATCAGCTCGATGGTGTTCGTCATCCTGATGGGCGCGTCGGTCTTCAGCCTCGTCTTCCGCGGGCTGGGCGGGGAGCGGATCGTGGAGGACGTGCTGTCCGCCATGCCGGGCGGCAAGTGGGGCGCCCTGCTGCTGGTGATGGCGCTGATGTTCGTGCTCGGGTTCTTCCTCGACACGTTCGAGATCATCTTCATCGTCGTACCGATCACGGCCCCCGTCCTGATCCGGCTGGGCGTCGATCCGCTCTGGCTGGGCGTGATGATGGGGGTCAACCTGCAGACCAGCTTCCTGACCCCGCCCTTCGGTTTCGCCCTGTTCTATCTGCGCGGCGTGGCGGGACGGCTGGTGAGCACCCTGGACATCTATCGCGGGGTGCTGCCCTTCGTGGGCATCCAGGTGCTGTGCGTCGGCCTGCTGATGGCCGTGCCGTCCCTGGGCACCTGGCTGCCGGAGCGCCTGTTCGCCGCCGGCCCCGTCGCGCTTCAGCCGGACGGCGAGGAGCTTCGCCGTCCGACGCCGGCAGGTCCGGTGGAACCGCGCAGCCAGGAATTCGAGAACCTGTTCGGACCCGATGGGCGGGCATCTTCCCGGCAGCCCCCCGGGCAACCCTGGGGGCCGGAGTTCGAGGACCTGTTCAGCACCGGACGGCCGCCCGGCCCCTGA
- a CDS encoding thiamine pyrophosphate-binding protein, whose protein sequence is MAQPPVPSPPPRSGGRLLVDALVGHGADMAFCVAGESYLEVLDAAVDRPELRLITCRQEGGAAFMAEAYGKLTGRPGICMVTRGPGACNAAIGVHASMQDSTPLILLVGQVARDQADREAFQEIDYRRMFGPVAKWAAQIDRADRIPEYLARAFRTATSGRPGPVVLALPEDMLRESAAVADLPPALPVQPHPDPAALERMTALLAQARQPLMLVGGSGWDDPACARLRAFAEAWDLPVACSFRRQDVMANDSSCYVGDLGTGPNPALVERLRRADLLLAVGTRLGEIPTQGYTLPAPPRAAATLIHVHPDPEELGRVYQPDLAVLAGTAAFAAAAAALPAPAVRPWSGWREAARAEFLAWQEPPAYGGDLDLGRVFGWLRERLPADAVVTNDAGNFSGWGHRFLRYGRPGRQLGPTCGAMGYGVPAAVAASLLRPERPAVCLVGDGGFTMTGQELATALHHGATPLILVFNNGMYGTIRMHQETRFPGRVSATDLTNPDFAALARAYGAFGAAVSRTEEFAPAFEAALASGRAAVIELRMDPDRISTRTTLSRIRETALTARG, encoded by the coding sequence ATGGCCCAGCCCCCCGTCCCCTCTCCGCCGCCCCGCAGCGGTGGACGCCTCCTGGTCGATGCGCTGGTCGGCCACGGCGCCGACATGGCCTTCTGCGTGGCCGGAGAAAGCTATCTGGAGGTGCTGGACGCCGCCGTGGACCGCCCGGAACTGCGTCTGATCACCTGCCGGCAGGAGGGCGGTGCCGCCTTCATGGCGGAAGCCTACGGCAAGCTGACGGGCCGGCCGGGCATCTGCATGGTCACCCGTGGTCCCGGGGCCTGCAACGCCGCGATCGGCGTGCATGCGTCGATGCAGGACAGCACGCCGCTGATCCTGCTGGTCGGACAGGTGGCCCGCGACCAGGCCGACCGCGAGGCGTTCCAGGAGATCGACTACCGCCGCATGTTCGGGCCGGTGGCGAAATGGGCGGCGCAGATCGACCGCGCCGACCGCATCCCCGAATATCTGGCGCGGGCCTTCCGCACCGCCACCTCCGGCCGGCCCGGCCCCGTGGTGCTGGCCCTGCCGGAGGACATGCTGCGGGAGAGCGCCGCCGTCGCCGACCTGCCGCCGGCCCTGCCCGTGCAGCCGCATCCCGATCCGGCGGCGCTGGAGCGGATGACGGCGCTGCTGGCACAGGCGCGACAGCCGCTGATGCTGGTGGGCGGCAGCGGCTGGGACGATCCGGCCTGCGCCCGCCTGCGCGCCTTCGCGGAAGCGTGGGACCTGCCCGTCGCCTGCTCCTTCCGGCGGCAGGACGTGATGGCGAACGACAGTTCCTGCTATGTCGGCGATCTGGGCACCGGCCCGAACCCGGCGCTGGTGGAGCGGCTGCGGCGGGCGGACCTGCTGCTGGCCGTGGGCACCCGGCTGGGTGAGATCCCGACCCAGGGCTACACGCTGCCGGCACCGCCGCGGGCCGCGGCCACCCTGATCCATGTCCACCCCGATCCGGAGGAACTGGGCCGGGTCTACCAGCCGGACCTTGCCGTCCTTGCCGGAACGGCGGCCTTCGCCGCCGCCGCCGCTGCGCTGCCCGCCCCCGCGGTGCGGCCCTGGAGCGGCTGGCGGGAAGCGGCGCGGGCCGAGTTCCTGGCCTGGCAGGAGCCGCCCGCCTATGGCGGCGACCTGGACCTCGGCCGGGTCTTCGGCTGGCTGCGCGAGCGGCTGCCGGCCGATGCCGTGGTGACGAACGATGCCGGCAACTTCTCCGGCTGGGGGCACCGCTTCCTGCGCTACGGAAGGCCCGGCCGGCAGCTCGGCCCGACCTGCGGTGCCATGGGCTACGGCGTGCCTGCTGCCGTGGCGGCGTCGCTGCTGCGGCCGGAACGGCCGGCCGTCTGCCTGGTCGGGGACGGCGGCTTCACGATGACGGGGCAGGAACTGGCGACGGCACTGCACCATGGCGCGACGCCCCTGATCCTGGTGTTCAACAACGGCATGTACGGCACCATCCGCATGCACCAGGAGACCCGCTTCCCCGGGCGGGTCAGCGCCACCGACCTGACCAACCCCGACTTCGCCGCGCTGGCGCGGGCCTATGGCGCCTTCGGAGCCGCCGTGTCGCGGACAGAGGAGTTCGCCCCCGCCTTCGAGGCGGCACTGGCGAGCGGCCGGGCCGCGGTGATCGAGCTGCGCATGGACCCCGACCGCATCAGCACCCGCACCACCCTGTCCCGGATCCGGGAGACGGCGCTGACGGCGCGCGGCTGA
- a CDS encoding glutathione S-transferase family protein codes for MITLYSFGTPHGHRASIMLEETGLPYRVHPLDFDGDRVTDPALLRVSPLGRVPAITDAIGGREVRVFGSGAILLHLAEMTGTLLPPDPAGRAEALSWLFLGMTDLTPAMVGHFRFAVLAAEKLPYAIGVYREEIARCCDVLEARLARVPYLAGDGYTVADIAVFPFIDAALPAGELLAGRPALARWHAAVAARPAVQRGMAVPAPRAETV; via the coding sequence ATGATCACGCTCTACAGCTTCGGCACGCCCCACGGGCATCGCGCCTCCATCATGCTGGAGGAGACGGGGCTGCCCTACCGGGTGCATCCCCTGGATTTCGACGGCGACCGCGTCACCGACCCGGCACTGCTGCGGGTCAGCCCGCTCGGCCGGGTGCCGGCGATCACGGACGCGATCGGCGGCCGCGAGGTGCGGGTGTTCGGCTCCGGGGCCATCCTGCTGCATCTGGCGGAGATGACGGGGACCCTGCTGCCGCCCGATCCGGCCGGCCGGGCGGAGGCGCTGAGCTGGCTGTTCCTCGGGATGACGGACCTGACGCCGGCCATGGTGGGGCATTTCCGCTTCGCCGTGCTGGCGGCGGAGAAGCTGCCCTACGCCATCGGCGTCTACCGGGAGGAGATCGCCCGCTGCTGCGACGTGCTGGAGGCGCGGCTGGCCCGGGTTCCGTATCTCGCCGGGGACGGGTACACGGTGGCCGACATCGCGGTGTTCCCCTTCATCGACGCGGCCCTTCCGGCCGGTGAGCTGCTGGCGGGGCGGCCGGCCCTGGCCCGCTGGCACGCGGCCGTCGCCGCCCGGCCCGCCGTGCAGCGCGGCATGGCCGTTCCCGCCCCACGGGCTGAGACCGTCTGA
- the parC gene encoding DNA topoisomerase IV subunit A, giving the protein MTDAAIEILDKRLAEALGERYLSYALSTIVSRSLPDVRDGLKPVHRRLLYAMSQLRLEPTTPPKKSARVVGDVIGKFHPHGDQSVYDALVRLAQEFAARYPLVEGQGNFGNIDGDNAAAMRYTEARLTEVAKAMLAGIDEDATDFRPTYDGEGEEPMVLPAAFPNLLANGSAGIAVGMATNIPPHNVGEICGALNLIIERELLPAPDKRRPVTVEELVSWIPGPDFPTGGVLVESRENILEAYRTGRGAFRTRARWQKEPLAQGTWQIIVTQIPYQVQKSRLVEKIAELLAEKKLPLLEDVRDESAEDIRLVLVPKSRNVDPDVMMEQMFRNTDLETRFSMNMNVLDAREGGLVPRVMTLYEVLRAFLEHRQEVLLRRSRHRLGEIDHRLEVLGGYLIAYLNIDEVIRIIREEDEPKRELMARFSLTDVQAEAILNMRLRSLRKLEEFEIRKENDALTKERGVLVGLLEDGHKRWKAISKEVAEMDRKFGRTTALGERRTLIGEPPKDLAVPAEAMIEREPVTVFLSEKGWIRTVRGHQSAQEVAGTKYKDGDRERFVLHAETTDRLLLFAGSGKFYTLGVDRLPGGRGFGEPVRLMVDLGEAEIVALLRHQPGQRLVVASADGRGFQVEADDVVAQTRAGKQVLTPADGAAAVLAVPAEGDAVAVIGNNRKLLVFKLEELPVMTRGKGVQLQKYKDASLSDLKVFALAEGLSWRMGGSGEKTRTVTLPDLQGWIAYRGTQGKLPPNGFPKDNRFTD; this is encoded by the coding sequence ATGACCGACGCCGCCATCGAGATTCTGGACAAGCGGCTCGCCGAGGCCCTGGGCGAGCGCTACCTGTCCTATGCCCTCTCAACCATCGTGTCTCGTTCCCTGCCGGACGTGCGCGACGGGCTGAAGCCCGTGCATCGCCGGCTGCTCTACGCCATGAGCCAGCTCCGGCTGGAGCCGACGACGCCGCCCAAGAAGTCGGCCCGTGTCGTCGGTGACGTGATCGGCAAGTTCCATCCCCACGGCGACCAGTCCGTGTACGACGCGCTGGTGCGGCTGGCGCAGGAATTCGCGGCCCGGTATCCGCTGGTCGAGGGCCAGGGCAATTTCGGCAACATCGACGGCGATAACGCCGCGGCCATGCGCTACACCGAGGCGCGGTTGACCGAGGTCGCCAAGGCCATGCTGGCCGGCATCGACGAGGACGCCACCGACTTCCGCCCGACCTATGACGGGGAGGGGGAGGAGCCGATGGTACTTCCGGCAGCCTTCCCGAACCTGCTGGCGAACGGGTCGGCCGGCATCGCCGTCGGCATGGCGACGAACATCCCGCCGCACAATGTGGGGGAGATCTGCGGTGCCCTGAACCTGATCATCGAGCGCGAGCTGCTGCCCGCTCCGGACAAGCGCCGCCCGGTGACGGTCGAGGAACTGGTGAGCTGGATACCGGGGCCGGACTTCCCCACCGGCGGCGTGCTGGTGGAGAGCCGGGAGAACATCCTGGAAGCGTACCGCACCGGCCGCGGTGCCTTCCGCACCCGTGCCCGCTGGCAGAAGGAGCCGCTGGCCCAGGGCACCTGGCAGATCATTGTCACGCAGATCCCCTACCAGGTGCAGAAGTCGCGCCTGGTGGAGAAGATCGCCGAGCTGCTGGCGGAGAAGAAGCTGCCGCTGCTGGAGGATGTGCGCGACGAATCGGCCGAGGATATCCGGCTGGTACTGGTACCCAAGAGCCGCAACGTCGATCCGGACGTGATGATGGAACAGATGTTCCGCAACACGGACCTGGAAACCCGCTTCAGCATGAACATGAACGTGCTGGACGCCCGCGAAGGCGGGCTGGTGCCGCGGGTGATGACCCTCTACGAGGTGCTGCGCGCCTTCCTGGAACACCGGCAGGAGGTGCTGCTCCGGCGCAGCCGCCACCGTCTGGGCGAGATCGACCACCGGCTGGAGGTGCTGGGCGGTTATCTGATCGCCTACCTGAACATCGACGAGGTCATCCGCATCATCCGGGAGGAGGACGAGCCGAAGCGGGAGCTGATGGCCCGCTTCAGCCTCACGGACGTGCAGGCCGAGGCGATCCTGAACATGCGCCTGCGCTCCCTGCGGAAGCTGGAGGAGTTCGAGATCCGCAAGGAGAACGACGCCCTGACCAAGGAGCGCGGCGTTCTGGTCGGGCTTCTGGAGGACGGGCACAAGCGCTGGAAGGCCATCTCCAAGGAGGTGGCGGAGATGGACCGGAAGTTCGGCCGCACGACCGCCCTGGGCGAGCGCCGCACCCTGATCGGCGAGCCGCCGAAGGATCTCGCCGTGCCCGCGGAGGCGATGATCGAGCGCGAGCCGGTCACCGTCTTCCTCTCCGAGAAGGGCTGGATCCGCACCGTCCGCGGCCATCAGAGCGCGCAGGAGGTGGCCGGCACCAAGTACAAGGACGGCGACCGGGAGCGTTTCGTCCTGCATGCGGAGACGACGGACCGGCTGCTGCTCTTCGCCGGCAGCGGCAAGTTCTACACCCTGGGCGTGGACCGGCTGCCCGGCGGCCGCGGCTTCGGTGAGCCGGTGCGGCTGATGGTGGATCTGGGCGAGGCGGAGATCGTGGCCCTGCTGCGGCACCAGCCGGGGCAGCGTCTGGTCGTGGCCTCCGCCGACGGCCGCGGCTTCCAGGTCGAGGCGGACGACGTCGTCGCCCAGACCCGCGCGGGCAAGCAGGTGCTGACCCCGGCCGACGGTGCCGCCGCCGTCCTGGCCGTGCCGGCGGAGGGCGATGCGGTCGCCGTGATCGGCAACAACCGCAAGCTCCTGGTCTTCAAGCTGGAGGAACTGCCGGTGATGACCCGCGGCAAGGGCGTCCAGCTCCAGAAGTACAAGGACGCCAGCCTCTCCGACCTCAAGGTCTTCGCGCTGGCGGAGGGGCTGTCCTGGCGCATGGGGGGCAGCGGGGAGAAGACCCGCACGGTCACGCTGCCCGACCTCCAGGGCTGGATCGCTTACCGCGGCACCCAGGGCAAGCTGCCGCCGAACGGTTTCCCGAAGGACAACCGCTTCACCGACTGA
- the recO gene encoding DNA repair protein RecO: MEWTDDAIVLSARPHGETAALAVLLTRGHGRHAGLVHGGQSGRMRPVLEPGNRVAARWAARLVEQLGTLALELERATAAGLLEDPLRLAALSSACALVDAALPEREPHPALFDATLALFDALQTEVWAEIYVRWEIGLLEEAGFGLDFGSCAATGITDNDQLAYVSPRTGRAVSLSAGEPYRDRLLALPPFLVGRSAGGAEEVVQGLALTGHFLDRHLFALRHAEVPAARTRFVDRYRKAHTTSGITPAP; encoded by the coding sequence ATGGAATGGACCGACGACGCCATCGTCCTGTCCGCCCGCCCGCACGGCGAGACCGCCGCGCTGGCGGTGCTGCTGACCCGCGGCCACGGGCGCCATGCCGGCCTTGTCCATGGTGGTCAGTCCGGCCGGATGCGGCCGGTGCTGGAACCGGGCAACCGTGTCGCCGCCCGCTGGGCCGCCCGGCTGGTCGAACAGCTCGGGACCCTCGCGCTGGAGCTTGAGCGGGCGACGGCGGCCGGCCTTCTGGAAGATCCGCTGCGGCTGGCCGCGCTCTCCTCGGCCTGCGCCCTGGTCGATGCCGCGCTGCCGGAACGGGAACCGCACCCGGCCCTGTTCGACGCCACGCTGGCGCTTTTCGACGCCTTGCAGACGGAAGTCTGGGCCGAGATCTACGTGCGCTGGGAGATCGGGCTGCTGGAAGAAGCCGGCTTCGGTCTGGACTTCGGGAGCTGTGCCGCGACCGGCATCACGGACAACGACCAGCTCGCCTATGTCAGCCCGCGCACGGGCCGCGCCGTCTCCCTTTCCGCCGGGGAGCCGTACCGTGACCGGCTGCTGGCGCTGCCGCCGTTCCTGGTGGGGCGGAGTGCGGGGGGCGCTGAGGAGGTGGTGCAAGGGCTGGCGCTTACCGGCCACTTCCTCGACCGCCACCTGTTCGCCCTGCGCCATGCCGAAGTGCCGGCCGCCCGGACGCGATTCGTGGATCGCTATCGCAAAGCGCATACAACATCTGGTATCACTCCGGCACCATGA
- a CDS encoding PAS domain-containing protein, with protein sequence MIAYHTTLTARTAGQIRLSEERYALAAAAGNDGLYDWDLRTDRIYYSPGWKALLGLAEEDVGNSPSEWLDRVHCEDVIWLHATLDAQASAGGKPFQIEYRVRHANGGWRWMLCRGIAVLDAEGEPQRIVGSQIDITDRKVAEEGLRLSEERYALAAAGSNDGLWDWRVPEGEVYYSARWARMLGLGEREMTGTIEDWYARVHPDCLPALRAAMDLHLSGGSRQL encoded by the coding sequence ATGATCGCATACCACACGACCTTGACGGCCCGCACCGCCGGGCAGATCCGGCTCAGCGAAGAACGCTATGCCCTGGCGGCCGCCGCCGGTAACGACGGCCTCTATGACTGGGATCTGCGGACCGACCGGATCTACTACTCCCCCGGCTGGAAGGCGCTGCTCGGACTCGCCGAGGAAGACGTGGGAAACAGCCCCTCGGAATGGCTGGATCGGGTCCATTGCGAGGATGTGATCTGGCTGCACGCGACGCTGGACGCTCAGGCCAGTGCAGGCGGCAAGCCCTTCCAGATCGAATACCGCGTCCGCCATGCCAACGGTGGCTGGCGCTGGATGCTCTGCCGCGGCATCGCCGTGCTGGATGCGGAGGGCGAGCCGCAGCGCATCGTCGGCTCGCAGATCGACATCACCGACCGCAAGGTCGCCGAGGAGGGACTGCGCCTCAGCGAGGAACGCTACGCCCTGGCGGCTGCGGGCTCGAACGACGGGCTCTGGGACTGGCGGGTGCCGGAGGGAGAGGTCTACTACTCCGCCCGCTGGGCCAGGATGCTGGGCCTGGGCGAGCGGGAGATGACCGGGACCATCGAGGACTGGTACGCCCGGGTGCATCCGGACTGCCTTCCCGCCCTGCGTGCGGCGATGGACCTGCACCTGTCCGGCGGCAGCCGCCAGCTGTGA
- a CDS encoding helix-turn-helix domain-containing protein: MAKRRPKGWHKEDIKAAIRKRGTTVTDLALSNGLGSSTCRVAQNARDRWWWSGYAVRSEAEPKDFCGRRSNGEERSSLLEVGKKCRRVRSFVRLLRNFNPVSVLKTVPQAYVAGRTAWNSAGSGGSADNWT, encoded by the coding sequence ATGGCGAAGCGACGTCCGAAGGGCTGGCACAAGGAGGACATCAAGGCGGCGATCCGCAAGCGCGGCACCACCGTGACCGACCTTGCCCTGTCCAACGGCCTGGGCTCCAGCACCTGCCGGGTCGCCCAAAACGCTCGCGACAGATGGTGGTGGAGCGGATACGCCGTCCGGTCGGAGGCCGAACCCAAAGATTTCTGCGGCCGTCGCAGTAATGGCGAGGAGCGGAGTTCTCTACTCGAAGTCGGAAAGAAGTGCCGCCGGGTTCGGAGTTTCGTCCGGCTTCTCCGAAATTTTAATCCTGTCAGTGTGTTGAAGACCGTTCCTCAAGCATACGTAGCGGGCCGGACAGCCTGGAATTCGGCCGGCTCCGGAGGCAGTGCCGACAACTGGACTTAG
- a CDS encoding DNA-binding protein — MTDRFEFTVSVGAEELAYLRRRAHFLEAVIVQVLRDKGRVREWFSAAELAGVRLPGLPATKAGITRLARAEAWRVREVHGRGGIRFEYHVTSLPPRAFDQLIALIVEAIPEPEPERIELRLPAAPRPVLADDTTTAPPWTLPLLRLVKSGAVASVASAVARLEATLPPSLDAPTAHQVEEALARMGIRLPA; from the coding sequence ATGACCGATCGTTTCGAGTTCACCGTATCCGTCGGTGCCGAGGAACTGGCGTACCTGCGCCGCCGTGCCCACTTCCTGGAAGCCGTCATTGTCCAGGTGCTCCGCGATAAGGGGCGCGTGCGTGAGTGGTTCTCGGCTGCGGAACTGGCGGGCGTGCGCCTGCCCGGCCTGCCGGCGACCAAGGCCGGCATCACTCGGCTTGCCCGCGCCGAGGCGTGGCGCGTCCGCGAGGTCCATGGGCGCGGCGGCATCCGGTTCGAGTACCACGTCACGTCGCTGCCGCCGCGCGCCTTCGACCAGCTCATCGCCCTCATCGTCGAGGCGATCCCGGAGCCGGAGCCGGAGCGCATCGAGTTGCGCCTGCCGGCGGCGCCCCGGCCGGTGCTTGCCGACGACACCACGACGGCGCCGCCGTGGACGCTGCCCCTCCTGCGCCTGGTCAAGAGCGGCGCCGTCGCCTCCGTCGCGTCCGCCGTCGCACGCCTGGAAGCCACCCTGCCGCCAAGCCTGGATGCCCCCACCGCCCATCAGGTGGAAGAGGCGCTTGCGCGGATGGGCATCAGGCTCCCCGCATGA
- a CDS encoding helix-turn-helix domain-containing protein: MTPTNIDAVVSAASLTDDSPVVPLLNHLEPDALFLGVARDFCRRSPTMADRIMPPLVVALAKAGGYDAALTLVWKRGGQSPRLPSPYRIAGSWLAEIVGKATAIRMYHTLEARQTAEGRVHIPTRAAVRKCVRLACLEHLAAAGLSKARIASVLGMSERTVWRHISDRRKADLSRKQG, encoded by the coding sequence GTGACACCAACGAACATAGACGCGGTGGTCAGTGCCGCCAGCCTGACAGATGACAGTCCGGTGGTGCCGCTGCTGAATCACCTGGAGCCGGATGCCCTGTTCCTCGGGGTCGCGCGCGACTTCTGCCGCCGGTCGCCGACGATGGCCGACAGGATCATGCCGCCCCTGGTGGTGGCGCTGGCGAAGGCCGGCGGATACGACGCGGCGCTCACGCTGGTGTGGAAGCGCGGCGGGCAGTCGCCGCGCCTGCCGTCGCCGTACCGGATCGCGGGGTCTTGGCTGGCGGAGATCGTCGGCAAGGCGACGGCTATCCGCATGTACCACACGCTCGAAGCCCGCCAGACGGCGGAAGGGCGCGTCCACATTCCGACCCGCGCCGCCGTGCGCAAGTGCGTGCGCCTAGCGTGCCTGGAGCACCTGGCGGCGGCGGGCCTGTCGAAAGCCCGCATCGCCTCGGTTCTCGGCATGTCCGAGCGCACCGTCTGGCGGCACATCTCCGACCGCCGCAAGGCGGACCTCTCTCGCAAGCAAGGATGA
- a CDS encoding GcrA family cell cycle regulator, with product MTLPTFQCVGGVWRWHLGDQEPEGCRYVIGEPWRPGWRFCQQPIHGEGSYCEEHAKACLTPLKRKKAAGGTRNRRKERE from the coding sequence ATGACGCTTCCGACCTTCCAGTGCGTCGGCGGCGTCTGGCGCTGGCACCTGGGAGACCAGGAACCCGAGGGGTGCCGCTACGTCATCGGCGAACCGTGGCGGCCGGGCTGGCGGTTCTGCCAACAGCCGATACACGGCGAAGGCAGCTACTGCGAAGAGCACGCGAAGGCCTGCCTCACGCCGCTGAAGCGGAAGAAGGCGGCCGGCGGTACACGGAACCGAAGAAAGGAACGAGAATGA